A single Pan troglodytes isolate AG18354 chromosome 19, NHGRI_mPanTro3-v2.0_pri, whole genome shotgun sequence DNA region contains:
- the AOC3 gene encoding membrane primary amine oxidase isoform X3 has product MNQKTILVLLILAVITIFALVCVLLVGRGGDGGEPSQLPHCPSVSPSAQPWTHPGQSQLFADLSREELTAVMRFLTQQLGPGLVDAAQARPSDNCVFSVELQLPPKAAALAHLDRGSPPPAREALAIVFFGRQPQPNVSELVVGPLPHPSYMQDVTVERHGGPLPYHRRPVLFQEYLDIDQMIFDRELPQASGLLHHCCFYQRRGRNLVTMTTAPRGLQSGDRATWFGLYYNISGAGFFPHHVGLELLVNHKALDPARWTIQKVFYQGRYYDSLAQLEAQFEAGLVNVVLIPDNGTGGSWSLKSPVPPGPAPPLQFYPQGPRFSVQGSRVASSLWTFSFGLGAFSGPRIFDVRFQGERLVYEISLQEALAIYGGNSPAAMTTRYVDGGFGMGKYTTPLTRGVDCPYLATYVDWHFLLESQAPKTIRDAFCVFEQNQGLPLRRHHSDLYSHYFGGLAETVLVVRSMSTLLNYDYVWDTVFHPSGAIEIRFYATGYISSAFLFGATGKYGNQVSEHTLGTVHTHSAHFKVDLDVAGLENWVWAEDMVFVPMAVPWSPEHQLQRLQVTRKLLETEEQAAFLVGSATPRYLYLASNHSNKWGHPRGYRIQMLSFAGEPLPQNSSMARGFSWERTWWPG; this is encoded by the exons ATGAACCAGAAGACAATCCTCGTGCTCCTCATTCTGGCCGTCATCACCATCTTTGCCTTGGTTTGTGTCCtgctggtgggcaggggtggagaTGGGGGTGAACCCAGCCAGCTTCCCCATTGCCCCTCTGTATCTCCCAGTGCCCAGCCTTGGACACACCCTGGCCAGAGCCAGCTGTTTGCAGACCTGAGCCGAGAGGAGCTGACGGCTGTGATGCGCTTTCTGACCCAGCAGCTGGGGCCAGGGCTGGTGGATGCAGCCCAGGCCCGGCCCTCGGACAACTGTGTCTTCTCAGTGGAGTTGCAGCTGCCTCCCAAGGCTGCAGCCCTGGCTCACTTGGACAGGGGGAGCCCCCCACCTGCCCGGGAGGCACTGGCCATCGTCTTCTTTGGCAGGCAACCCCAGCCCAACGTGAGTGAGCTGGTGGTGGGGCCACTGCCTCACCCCTCCTACATGCAGGACGTGACTGTGGAGCGTCATGGAGGCCCCCTGCCCTATCACCGACGCCCTGTGCTGTTCCAAGAGTACCTGGACATAGACCAGATGATCTTCGACAGAGAGCTGCCCCAGGCTTCTGGGCTTCTCCACCACTGTTGCTTCTACCAGCGCCGGGGACGGAACCTGGTGACAATGACGACGGCTCCCCGTGGTCTGCAATCAGGGGACCGGGCCACCTGGTTTGGCCTCTACTACAACATCTCGGGCGCTGGGTTCTTCCCGCACCACGTGGGCTTGGAGCTGCTAGTGAACCACAAGGCCCTGGACCCTGCCCGCTGGACTATCCAGAAGGTGTTCTATCAAGGCCGCTACTACGACAGCCTGGCCCAGCTGGAGGCCCAGTTTGAGGCCGGCCTGGTGAATGTGGTGCTGATCCCAGACAATGGCACAGGTGGGTCCTGGTCCCTGAAGTCCCCTGTGCCCCCGGGTCCAGCTCCCCCTCTGCAGTTCTATCCCCAAGGCCCCCGCTTCAGTGTCCAGGGAAGTCGAGTGGCCTCCTCACTGTGGACTTTCTCCTTTGGCCTCGGAGCATTCAGTGGCCCAAGGATCTTTGACGTTCGCTTCCAAGGAGAAAGACTAGTTTATGAGATAAGCCTCCAAGAGGCCTTGGCCATCTATGGTGGAAATTCCCCAGCAGCAATGACGACCCGCTATGTGGATGGAGGCTTTGGCATGGGCAAGTACACCACGCCCCTGACCCGTGGGGTGGACTGCCCCTACTTGGCCACCTACGTGGACTGGCACTTCCTTTTGGAGTCCCAGGCCCCCAAGACAATACGTGATGCCTTTTGTGTGTTTGAACAGAACCAGGGCCTTCCCCTGCGGCGACACCACTCAGATCTCTACTCGCACTACTTTGGGGGTCTTGCGGAAACGGTGCTGGTCGTCAGATCTATGTCCACCTTGCTCAACTATGACTATGTGTGGGATACGGTCTTCCACCCCAGTGGGGCTATAGAAATCCGATTCTATGCCACGGGCTACATCAGCTCAGCATTCCTCTTTGGTGCTACTGGGAAGTACGGGAACCAGGTTTCAGAGCACACCCTGGGTACGGTCCACACCCACAGCGCCCACTTCAAGGTGGATCTGGATGTAGCAG GACTGGAGAACTGGGTCTGGGCCGAGGATATGGTCTTTGTCCCCATGGCTGTGCCCTGGAGCCCTGAGCACCAGCTGCAGAGGCTGCAGGTGACCCGGAAGCTGCTAGAGACGGAGGAGCAGGCCGCCTTCCTCGTGGGAAGCGCCACCCCTCGCTACCTGTACCTGGCCAGCAACCACAGCAACAAGTGGGGTCACCCCCGGGGCTACCGCATCCAGATGCTCAGCTTTGCTGGAGAGCCGCTGCCCCAAAACAGCTCCATGGCGAGAGGCTTCAGCTGGGAGAG GACTTGGTGGCCTGGGTGA
- the AOC3 gene encoding membrane primary amine oxidase isoform X2, whose amino-acid sequence MNQKTILVLLILAVITIFALVCVLLVGRGGDGGEPSQLPHCPSVSPSAQPWTHPGQSQLFADLSREELTAVMRFLTQQLGPGLVDAAQARPSDNCVFSVELQLPPKAAALAHLDRGSPPPAREALAIVFFGRQPQPNVSELVVGPLPHPSYMQDVTVERHGGPLPYHRRPVLFQEYLDIDQMIFDRELPQASGLLHHCCFYQRRGRNLVTMTTAPRGLQSGDRATWFGLYYNISGAGFFPHHVGLELLVNHKALDPARWTIQKVFYQGRYYDSLAQLEAQFEAGLVNVVLIPDNGTGGSWSLKSPVPPGPAPPLQFYPQGPRFSVQGSRVASSLWTFSFGLGAFSGPRIFDVRFQGERLVYEISLQEALAIYGGNSPAAMTTRYVDGGFGMGKYTTPLTRGVDCPYLATYVDWHFLLESQAPKTIRDAFCVFEQNQGLPLRRHHSDLYSHYFGGLAETVLVVRSMSTLLNYDYVWDTVFHPSGAIEIRFYATGYISSAFLFGATGKYGNQVSEHTLGTVHTHSAHFKVDLDVAGLENWVWAEDMVFVPMAVPWSPEHQLQRLQVTRKLLETEEQAAFLVGSATPRYLYLASNHSNKWGHPRGYRIQMLSFAGEPLPQNSSMARGFSWERVTSGIL is encoded by the exons ATGAACCAGAAGACAATCCTCGTGCTCCTCATTCTGGCCGTCATCACCATCTTTGCCTTGGTTTGTGTCCtgctggtgggcaggggtggagaTGGGGGTGAACCCAGCCAGCTTCCCCATTGCCCCTCTGTATCTCCCAGTGCCCAGCCTTGGACACACCCTGGCCAGAGCCAGCTGTTTGCAGACCTGAGCCGAGAGGAGCTGACGGCTGTGATGCGCTTTCTGACCCAGCAGCTGGGGCCAGGGCTGGTGGATGCAGCCCAGGCCCGGCCCTCGGACAACTGTGTCTTCTCAGTGGAGTTGCAGCTGCCTCCCAAGGCTGCAGCCCTGGCTCACTTGGACAGGGGGAGCCCCCCACCTGCCCGGGAGGCACTGGCCATCGTCTTCTTTGGCAGGCAACCCCAGCCCAACGTGAGTGAGCTGGTGGTGGGGCCACTGCCTCACCCCTCCTACATGCAGGACGTGACTGTGGAGCGTCATGGAGGCCCCCTGCCCTATCACCGACGCCCTGTGCTGTTCCAAGAGTACCTGGACATAGACCAGATGATCTTCGACAGAGAGCTGCCCCAGGCTTCTGGGCTTCTCCACCACTGTTGCTTCTACCAGCGCCGGGGACGGAACCTGGTGACAATGACGACGGCTCCCCGTGGTCTGCAATCAGGGGACCGGGCCACCTGGTTTGGCCTCTACTACAACATCTCGGGCGCTGGGTTCTTCCCGCACCACGTGGGCTTGGAGCTGCTAGTGAACCACAAGGCCCTGGACCCTGCCCGCTGGACTATCCAGAAGGTGTTCTATCAAGGCCGCTACTACGACAGCCTGGCCCAGCTGGAGGCCCAGTTTGAGGCCGGCCTGGTGAATGTGGTGCTGATCCCAGACAATGGCACAGGTGGGTCCTGGTCCCTGAAGTCCCCTGTGCCCCCGGGTCCAGCTCCCCCTCTGCAGTTCTATCCCCAAGGCCCCCGCTTCAGTGTCCAGGGAAGTCGAGTGGCCTCCTCACTGTGGACTTTCTCCTTTGGCCTCGGAGCATTCAGTGGCCCAAGGATCTTTGACGTTCGCTTCCAAGGAGAAAGACTAGTTTATGAGATAAGCCTCCAAGAGGCCTTGGCCATCTATGGTGGAAATTCCCCAGCAGCAATGACGACCCGCTATGTGGATGGAGGCTTTGGCATGGGCAAGTACACCACGCCCCTGACCCGTGGGGTGGACTGCCCCTACTTGGCCACCTACGTGGACTGGCACTTCCTTTTGGAGTCCCAGGCCCCCAAGACAATACGTGATGCCTTTTGTGTGTTTGAACAGAACCAGGGCCTTCCCCTGCGGCGACACCACTCAGATCTCTACTCGCACTACTTTGGGGGTCTTGCGGAAACGGTGCTGGTCGTCAGATCTATGTCCACCTTGCTCAACTATGACTATGTGTGGGATACGGTCTTCCACCCCAGTGGGGCTATAGAAATCCGATTCTATGCCACGGGCTACATCAGCTCAGCATTCCTCTTTGGTGCTACTGGGAAGTACGGGAACCAGGTTTCAGAGCACACCCTGGGTACGGTCCACACCCACAGCGCCCACTTCAAGGTGGATCTGGATGTAGCAG GACTGGAGAACTGGGTCTGGGCCGAGGATATGGTCTTTGTCCCCATGGCTGTGCCCTGGAGCCCTGAGCACCAGCTGCAGAGGCTGCAGGTGACCCGGAAGCTGCTAGAGACGGAGGAGCAGGCCGCCTTCCTCGTGGGAAGCGCCACCCCTCGCTACCTGTACCTGGCCAGCAACCACAGCAACAAGTGGGGTCACCCCCGGGGCTACCGCATCCAGATGCTCAGCTTTGCTGGAGAGCCGCTGCCCCAAAACAGCTCCATGGCGAGAGGCTTCAGCTGGGAGAG GGTGACGTCGGGGATTCTGTAG